From a single Solanum dulcamara chromosome 4, daSolDulc1.2, whole genome shotgun sequence genomic region:
- the LOC129887795 gene encoding formate--tetrahydrofolate ligase, whose protein sequence is MGKTTRKLEVVSPVPADIDIANSVEPLHISEIAQELNLSSQHYDLYGKYKAKVLLSVLDDVGGSEGGYYVVVGGITPTPLGEGKSTTTVGLCQALGAFLDKKVVTCVRQPSQGPTFGIKGGAAGGGYSQVIPMDEFNLHLTGDIHAITAANNLLAAAIDTRIFHESTQSDKALFNRLCPPNKEGKRKFCDIMFRRLKKLGIDKTAPEDLTPEEISKFARLDIDPASITWRRVMDVNDRFLRKITIGQGPEEKGMVRETAFDISVASEIMAVLALTTSLADMRERLGKMVVGNSKAGDPVTADDLGVGGALTVLMKDAINPTLMQTLEGTPVLVHAGPFANIAHGNSSIVADKIALKLVGPGGFVVTEAGFGSDIGTEKFMNIKCRYSGLKPQCAIIVATVRALKMHGGGPQVTAGKPLDNTYVTENLALVEAGCVNLARHISNTKAYGVNVVVAVNAFSTDTEAELNAVKNAALTAGAFDSVICTHHAHGGKGAVDLGIAVQKACENATESLKFLYPLDIGIKDKIEAIAKSYGADGVEYSEEAEKQIEMYTKQGFTNLPICMAKTQYSFSHDAGKKGAPSGFILPIRDIRASIGAGFIYPLVGTMSTMPGLPTRPCFYEIDIDTSTGKVIGLS, encoded by the exons ATGGGAAAGACAACAAGGAAATTGGAAGTTGTTTCTCCTGTTCCAGCAGATATAGATATTGCTAACTCTGTTGAACCTCTTCATATTTCTGAGATTGCTCAAGAACTCAATCTTAGCTCACAGCATTATGATTTGTATGGAAAGTATAAAGCAAAG GTGCTGTTATCTGTGCTTGATGATGTTGGAGGAAGTGAGGGCGGGTATTATGTGGTGGTTGGAGGAATTACTCCAACCCCTCTTGGAGAAGGCAAGTCTACCACCACAGTCGGTCTTTGCCAGGCTTTGGGAGCTTTCCTTGATAAAAAG GTTGTGACGTGTGTCCGCCAACCATCACAAGGACCAACATTTGGAATCAAGGGTGGTGCCGCAGGAGGTGGTTACAGTCAAGTGATACCAATGGATGAGTTCAATCTTCACCTAACAGGAGATATTCATGCAATAACAGCAGCAAATAACCTTTTGGCTGCTGCGATCGATACACGAATCTTCCATGAATCTACACAGTCTGACAAGGCTCTCTTTAACAGGTTATGCCCACCAAATAAAGAAGGTAAACGGAAGTTCTGTGACATAATGTTTAGGCGCTTGAAGAAACTTGGTATTGACAAGACGGCCCCCGAAGACCTTACTCCTGAAGAGATCAGTAAATTTGCTAGGCTAGATATAGATCCTGCTTCCATCACATGGAGAAGAGTCATGGATGTCAACGATAggtttttgagaaaaattacCATAGGTCAGGGCCCTGAAGAGAAGGGGATGGTGCGGGAGACAGCATTTGATATTTCAGTTGCTAGTGAAATAATGGCAGTTCTAGCCCTCACAACATCACTAGCTGATATGCGAGAGAGGCTGGGAAAAATGGTAGTCGGGAATAGCAAGGCCGGTGATCCAGTTACAGCTGATGATCTTGGGGTTGGAGGTGCTTTGACTGTCTTGATGAAAGATGCCATTAATCCTACTCTTATGCAGACTCTTGAGGGCACCCCTGTTCTTGTTCATGCTGGTCCTTTCGCAAATATTGCTCATGGAAATTCATCTATTGTTGCTGACAAGATTGCATTAAAGCTCGTAGGACCTGGTGGCTTTGTGGTCACAGAGGCTGGCTTTGGTTCTGATATTGGGACAGAGAAGTTTATGAACATCAAATGTCGATATAGTGGCTTGAAACCACAGTGCGCTATTATTGTGGCCACGGTAAGAGCCCTTAAAATGCACGGTGGAGGACCTCAAGTCACTGCCGGAAAGCCTCTTGACAATACCTATGTAACTGAGAATCTCGCACTAGTGGAAGCTGGTTGTGTGAATCTGGCTAGGCATATTTCAAATACAAAGGCTTATGGTGTAAATGTTGTGGTTGCCGTCAATGCGTTCTCAACTGATACTGAAGCAGAACTAAATGCAGTTAAAAATGCTGCATTAACTGCAGGAGCATTTGATTCAGTAATTTGTACTCATCATGCCCATGGTGGCAAAGGAGCG GTGGACCTCGGAATTGCAGTTCAGAAGGCCTGTGAGAATGCAACAGAGTCACTAAAATTCCTGTACCCGCTGGATATAGGTATCAAAGATAAAATAGAGGCAATAGCAAAATCATATGGTGCTGATGGAGTAGAGTACTCTGAAGAG GCTGAGAAACAGATTGAGATGTATACCAAACAAGGTTTTACAAATCTGCCAATTTGCATGGCGAAAACACAATATTCATTTTCACATGATGCCGGGAAGAAGGGTGCTCCTAGTGGATTCATCCTGCCCATCAGGGACATTAGAGCAAGCATTGGCGCGGGATTCATTTATCCTCTTGTTGGAACAATGAGCACAATGCCTGGTTTGCCTACGAGGCCTTGTTTTTACGAGATTGACATTGACACGTCTACTGGAAAGGTAATCGGTCtttcttga
- the LOC129887796 gene encoding probable ribonuclease P/MRP protein subunit POP5 has translation MVGFKNRYLVMEVYLDPNKTTASDEPIVITQFNLTKAIRDVILTNFGECGLASSANSFQVKYVNPITKLCIIRASREDYQKVWASITMVRSVGSCPVVFNLLDLSGSIRACRTAALKCDDFKFQQYKLMAGARLTPEVQQQMQNYLNKIKVLEH, from the exons ATGGTGGGATTTAAGAATAGATACTTAGTTATGGAGGTTTATTTGGATCCAAATAAAACCACTGCATCAGATGAGCCCATTGTAATCACTCAATTCAACTTGACCAAAGCCATCAGGGACGTCATTCTTACAAACTTTGGTGAGTGTGGCCTCGCCTCATCAGCAAATTCATTTCAAG TGAAGTATGTGAATCCAATTACAAAACTTTGTATCATACGAGCATCGAGAGAGGATTATCAAAAAGTTTGGGCTTCAATAACCATGGTCAGGAGTGTAGGAAGTTGCCCCGTGGTGTTCAACCTACTAGACCTAAGTG GTAGTATCAGGGCATGTAGAACTGCAGCTTTGAAATGTGATGATTTCAAATTTCAGCAGTACAAGTTGATGGCCGGAGCTCGCCTTACACCAGAGGTTCAGCAGCAAATGCAGAACTATCTAAACAAGATCAAAGTTTTGGAACACTAA